A stretch of the Luteimonas sp. JM171 genome encodes the following:
- a CDS encoding SgcJ/EcaC family oxidoreductase has translation MPHAFTKAWNARNADQLAALFEPDAEFVNVTGLWWHDREAIRKAHAYGLERIFNESTLSVSTVRMKPLAADVAVVHARMRLSGQSPVAGVDRPGERTTIFSFVMRRGEDGWLCASAHNTDVVPGMETHVAGPDGLAPTRYQS, from the coding sequence ATGCCCCACGCCTTCACCAAGGCCTGGAACGCACGCAATGCCGACCAGCTCGCCGCGCTCTTCGAGCCCGACGCCGAGTTCGTCAACGTCACCGGCCTCTGGTGGCATGACCGCGAAGCGATTCGTAAGGCGCATGCCTACGGGCTGGAGCGGATCTTCAACGAGTCAACGCTCAGCGTTTCCACCGTGCGGATGAAGCCGTTGGCGGCAGATGTGGCCGTGGTGCACGCCCGCATGCGTCTCTCCGGACAGTCGCCCGTGGCCGGGGTGGACAGGCCCGGCGAGCGCACCACGATCTTTTCCTTCGTGATGCGCCGCGGGGAAGATGGCTGGCTGTGTGCGTCAGCACACAACACGGATGTAGTGCCGGGTATGGAAACGCATGTCGCGGGGCCCGATGGGCTGGCGCCCACGCGCTACCAGTCGTAG
- a CDS encoding acetyl-CoA hydrolase/transferase family protein — translation MSDRILHPLFRDRVVSAETAAERIAPGMTVAMSGFTGAGYPKAVPQALARRVERANDAGERFRIKVLTGASTAPELDGALAKVEGMELRLPYQSDPNVRERINAGTLDYIDIHLSHVAQHTWFGFFGDIDVAVVEVAGIREDGTLIPSSSVGNNKTWLEQADQVILEVNRWQPEALDGMHDIYYGTALPPNRMPIPLVQPDDHIGEPWLRVDPDKVIAVVETNAPDRNTPFSPPDEASKQIAGHLLDFLAHEVKRGRLTDKLLPLQSGVGNIANAVLAGLADGGYSGLTAYTEVIQDGMLQLIKDGVLRMASATSFSLSPAGIEEFNAHIDFYSKRILLRPQEISNHPEIIRRLGCIAMNGMIEADIYGNVNSTHITASRIMNGIGGSGDFARNGYLSVFMSPSTAKGGKVSAIVPMVSHVDHTEHDTMVLVTDQGLADLRGLSPARRAEKIMEKCAHPDFKPLLQDYFDRARRDGPGRHTPHLLGEALSWHQRLVETGDMRPGAKG, via the coding sequence GTGTCAGATCGCATCCTCCACCCCCTGTTCCGCGACCGCGTGGTTTCCGCTGAAACCGCCGCCGAGCGCATCGCTCCCGGCATGACCGTGGCGATGAGCGGCTTCACTGGCGCCGGTTACCCCAAGGCGGTTCCGCAGGCGCTGGCGCGGCGGGTGGAGCGGGCCAACGATGCGGGCGAACGCTTCCGGATCAAGGTACTCACCGGTGCCTCCACTGCCCCCGAGCTGGATGGCGCGCTGGCCAAGGTGGAGGGCATGGAGCTGCGCCTGCCCTACCAGTCTGACCCCAACGTGCGCGAGCGCATCAACGCCGGCACCCTGGACTACATCGACATCCACCTCAGCCACGTGGCCCAGCACACCTGGTTCGGGTTCTTCGGCGACATCGACGTGGCCGTGGTGGAAGTGGCCGGCATCCGCGAGGACGGCACCCTCATCCCCTCCTCCTCGGTGGGCAACAACAAGACCTGGCTGGAGCAGGCCGACCAGGTGATCCTGGAGGTCAACCGCTGGCAGCCCGAGGCGCTGGACGGCATGCACGACATCTACTACGGCACCGCCCTGCCGCCCAACCGCATGCCGATCCCGCTCGTGCAGCCCGACGACCACATCGGCGAGCCCTGGCTGCGGGTGGACCCGGACAAGGTGATCGCGGTAGTGGAAACCAACGCCCCCGACCGCAACACCCCGTTCAGCCCGCCCGATGAAGCCTCAAAGCAGATCGCCGGCCACCTGCTCGACTTCCTCGCCCACGAGGTCAAGCGCGGCCGCCTGACCGACAAGCTGCTGCCGCTGCAGTCGGGCGTGGGCAACATCGCAAACGCCGTGCTCGCCGGCCTGGCCGACGGCGGCTACTCCGGCCTGACCGCGTACACCGAGGTCATCCAGGACGGCATGCTCCAGCTCATCAAGGACGGCGTGCTGCGCATGGCCTCGGCCACGTCGTTCTCGCTCAGCCCGGCGGGCATCGAAGAGTTCAATGCCCACATCGATTTCTACAGCAAGCGCATCCTGCTGCGCCCGCAGGAGATCTCCAACCACCCCGAGATCATCCGACGCCTGGGCTGCATTGCCATGAACGGCATGATCGAGGCCGACATCTACGGCAACGTCAACTCCACCCACATCACCGCCAGCAGGATCATGAACGGCATCGGCGGCTCCGGCGACTTCGCCCGCAACGGCTACCTCTCCGTCTTCATGTCGCCCAGCACCGCCAAGGGCGGCAAGGTCTCGGCCATCGTGCCGATGGTGAGCCACGTGGACCACACCGAGCACGACACCATGGTGCTGGTCACCGATCAGGGCCTGGCCGACCTGCGCGGCCTCTCGCCCGCACGGCGCGCGGAGAAGATCATGGAAAAATGTGCGCACCCCGACTTCAAGCCGCTGCTGCAGGACTACTTCGACCGCGCCCGCCGGGATGGACCGGGGCGGCATACGCCCCACCTGCTGGGCGAGGCGCTCTCGTGGCACCAGCGATTGGTGGAGACCGGGGACATGCGGCCGGGTGCCAAGGGCTGA
- a CDS encoding DUF6708 domain-containing protein produces MIGVISLMMFSFGLWFLLYGFGRAGTGDTAGVFSGLLAAFLLWTFAFVAVRLGRFEWAYYTHYPIRLNRKRRLVRVLRKDGSTLAAPWDDVFFTLDQDAGFWEVRGHVLEHDGETIKETFALGAFRTLNNSEGMPMLLAHWEFFRRYMEEGPAAVARYVTQALPVDGKKESFRVGYEVLASHFRAPGNAGTVLAVIGWPIIAVSSVGRWIAMRLSRIPKWPDEIEEVDRVEADDPYTIDARINPPELR; encoded by the coding sequence ATGATCGGCGTCATCTCGCTCATGATGTTCTCCTTCGGTCTCTGGTTTTTGTTATATGGATTTGGGCGGGCAGGGACCGGTGACACCGCGGGTGTGTTTTCAGGGTTGTTGGCGGCTTTCCTGCTTTGGACCTTCGCCTTCGTCGCGGTACGTCTCGGTCGCTTCGAATGGGCTTATTACACCCATTACCCCATCCGCTTGAATCGAAAGCGCAGATTAGTCCGCGTGCTTCGTAAGGACGGGAGCACCTTGGCCGCGCCCTGGGACGATGTTTTCTTTACCCTTGATCAGGATGCGGGATTTTGGGAGGTTCGGGGGCACGTACTTGAACATGATGGCGAGACGATCAAGGAGACATTCGCACTCGGAGCGTTCCGTACTTTAAATAATTCAGAAGGTATGCCGATGCTCTTGGCGCACTGGGAATTCTTCCGCCGGTATATGGAAGAAGGGCCGGCCGCCGTCGCTCGATACGTGACTCAGGCACTGCCGGTCGACGGAAAGAAGGAGTCTTTCCGCGTGGGCTACGAGGTGCTGGCTTCGCATTTCCGGGCTCCGGGTAATGCTGGAACTGTCCTCGCAGTAATCGGCTGGCCAATTATTGCTGTGTCGTCTGTGGGGCGTTGGATCGCGATGCGGCTCTCCCGTATCCCGAAATGGCCAGATGAGATAGAAGAGGTGGACCGGGTCGAGGCGGACGATCCGTACACCATTGATGCGCGGATCAATCCTCCAGAACTGCGCTGA
- a CDS encoding DUF6708 domain-containing protein: protein MHYQGIAPGRPFPVDRPLNRRDLERRLFQSERIDAPDPYSDLSVIRLTSVYLEIVDKYYGWKGWAMFIFNAVAVAALCFLLFVVVTDILHMRQVGTADFFGSGIATVLFGSVGVVALHLGRFEWGHYTHYPIRLNRKTRMVHVFRKDGTVLSVPWDEVFFTLDRDGGFWEIRGHVLEADRETVRETFALGTFSTLDNHEGMPMLWAHWEFFRRYMEDGPEAVAPFVKQALPVDGKRESFRVGYEVLASHFRAPGAVGAVLAAIGWPIIAVSSLGRWVAMRLSRIPEWPNEIEEVNRVDADDPYDIDARINPPELR, encoded by the coding sequence ATGCATTACCAAGGCATTGCGCCGGGGCGGCCTTTTCCTGTGGACCGTCCTTTGAATCGGCGGGATCTCGAGCGTAGGCTGTTCCAGTCTGAGCGAATAGACGCTCCCGACCCTTACAGTGACCTGTCGGTGATAAGGCTCACTTCGGTATACCTGGAAATCGTAGACAAGTACTACGGTTGGAAAGGGTGGGCCATGTTTATTTTTAACGCGGTGGCTGTCGCAGCGCTATGTTTTTTACTGTTTGTGGTGGTCACGGACATATTGCACATGCGGCAAGTCGGCACTGCTGATTTTTTCGGCAGCGGGATCGCGACCGTTTTATTCGGCAGTGTCGGTGTCGTCGCATTACATTTGGGTCGCTTTGAATGGGGGCATTACACCCATTATCCAATACGTCTCAATCGCAAGACCCGGATGGTCCACGTGTTTCGCAAGGATGGCACCGTCCTGAGTGTTCCGTGGGACGAGGTGTTCTTTACACTTGATCGTGATGGCGGGTTCTGGGAAATCCGCGGCCACGTGCTTGAGGCGGATCGGGAAACCGTGAGGGAGACATTTGCCCTGGGGACGTTCAGCACCTTGGACAACCACGAAGGGATGCCGATGCTCTGGGCGCACTGGGAATTCTTCCGGCGTTACATGGAGGATGGGCCGGAAGCAGTGGCCCCCTTCGTGAAGCAGGCACTACCGGTTGATGGAAAGCGGGAGTCGTTCCGCGTGGGCTACGAAGTGCTCGCTTCGCACTTCCGGGCTCCCGGCGCAGTTGGCGCCGTGCTTGCGGCTATTGGTTGGCCAATTATTGCCGTATCGTCCCTCGGCCGATGGGTCGCCATGCGGCTCTCGCGCATCCCGGAATGGCCGAACGAGATAGAAGAGGTGAACCGGGTCGATGCGGACGATCCGTACGACATCGACGCGCGGATCAACCCTCCGGAACTCCGCTGA